One part of the Pseudomonadota bacterium genome encodes these proteins:
- a CDS encoding ABC transporter ATP-binding protein, with protein sequence MPSQANESIMRLNVERAGYGGLPVLRNLLLSLTAGEITAFCGPNGSGKSTALKLMRGLLSADAGGCELHGKPIEDYSAKSLARELAMLSQSPSAPEDMSVSDLVMLGRYAHRGLLGSATREDRDAADAALHSVDMHAHRERSLSTLSGGQQQRVWLAMVLAQASPVILLDEPTNHLDIQHALQLLQLLRDLCNSRHKTIVVVLHDLNLAAGHADRLVLFQDGRIAADGPVADVLSESTVERVFQVHCQIVRNPNEPPRFIPIRAL encoded by the coding sequence GTGCCTAGCCAAGCGAACGAAAGCATCATGCGGTTGAATGTGGAGCGCGCCGGCTACGGCGGTTTGCCGGTGTTGCGCAACCTGCTGCTCAGTCTGACCGCGGGCGAGATCACCGCATTTTGCGGCCCCAACGGTTCAGGCAAGTCCACCGCGTTGAAATTGATGCGCGGTTTGCTCTCGGCAGACGCCGGGGGGTGCGAGCTGCACGGCAAACCCATCGAAGACTACAGCGCCAAGTCACTGGCACGCGAACTGGCCATGTTGAGTCAGTCCCCGTCAGCGCCGGAAGACATGAGCGTGTCGGATCTCGTGATGCTGGGACGCTACGCGCACCGCGGCCTGCTCGGATCGGCCACCCGTGAAGACAGGGACGCAGCCGACGCCGCGTTGCACTCGGTCGACATGCACGCTCACCGCGAGCGCAGTCTCTCAACCCTGTCAGGCGGCCAACAACAGCGCGTCTGGTTGGCAATGGTATTGGCCCAGGCCTCGCCCGTGATCTTGCTGGACGAACCGACCAATCACCTCGATATTCAACACGCGTTGCAGCTGCTTCAGTTGCTCAGGGACCTGTGCAACTCCCGACACAAAACCATCGTGGTTGTGTTGCACGACCTGAACCTCGCTGCGGGCCACGCCGACCGTCTGGTACTGTTCCAGGACGGACGCATCGCCGCCGACGGTCCCGTGGCGGACGTGCTGAGCGAGTCGACGGTTGAGCGGGTGTTCCAGGTACACTGTCAAATCGTGCGCAACCCGAATGAGCCTCCACGGTTCATCCCCATCCGCGCGCTGTAG
- the tcuA gene encoding FAD-dependent tricarballylate dehydrogenase TcuA encodes MPSRRVIIVGSGNAALCAGIAALERGAAVLMLEKAPVELAGGNTQYTAGAMRFAYEGAEDLLPLLHDPDDPKLERTDFGAYTATQFGNDLLGFNEGQPLSPEQEILVGESIDAMRWLAGHDVKFEPIYARQSFEKDGRHVFWGGLTLAARNEGVGLFELERAAYLRLGGEIRYDAPVTDLVVESDRVVGVKVGEEVLLADAVVLACGGFESDPQLRADYIGDDWQAAQVRGTPHNTGDGLRMALALGAVRHGRFDGCHATPMDLHMKPNGNLDLPPKERKNYRKICYFLGVMLNAEGQRFVDEGINFRNYTYAQFGRAVLEQPGHFAWQIFDAKVLDLLYGEYHFHDASYVEAQSLEALVQQLEGVDARAAQATLDAYNAAVDDTVPFEPSVLDGKAARLPLAKSNWAQKLDTPPFRAYPVTGGITFTYGGLKIDDDGAVLREDGSAIAGLHACGEMVGGVFFGGYPGGSGLTSGAVFGRRAGRGAAAD; translated from the coding sequence ATGCCATCCCGTCGCGTCATCATCGTTGGTTCCGGAAACGCCGCCCTGTGTGCGGGGATCGCCGCGCTTGAAAGGGGGGCCGCGGTGCTGATGCTGGAAAAGGCGCCGGTCGAACTTGCCGGTGGCAACACCCAGTACACCGCTGGCGCCATGCGCTTCGCCTACGAAGGCGCGGAGGATCTGCTGCCGCTGCTGCACGACCCAGACGATCCCAAGCTCGAAAGGACCGACTTCGGTGCCTACACGGCGACGCAATTCGGCAACGACCTGCTGGGGTTCAACGAGGGCCAGCCGCTGTCGCCAGAGCAGGAGATTCTTGTCGGTGAATCGATCGATGCCATGCGCTGGCTGGCCGGACACGACGTCAAGTTTGAGCCGATCTACGCGCGTCAGAGTTTCGAGAAGGACGGTCGGCACGTGTTCTGGGGTGGCCTGACCCTCGCAGCCCGCAACGAAGGGGTCGGGCTTTTCGAGCTCGAACGTGCAGCCTACCTGCGCCTCGGCGGTGAAATTCGCTACGACGCCCCGGTGACCGATCTCGTGGTGGAATCCGATCGCGTTGTAGGGGTCAAGGTTGGCGAAGAGGTGCTCTTGGCAGACGCCGTGGTGCTCGCATGTGGGGGCTTCGAATCCGACCCACAACTGCGGGCCGATTACATCGGCGACGATTGGCAGGCCGCGCAGGTGCGGGGTACACCGCACAACACGGGGGACGGCTTGCGCATGGCGCTGGCGCTCGGCGCCGTGCGTCACGGTCGCTTCGACGGCTGCCACGCGACGCCGATGGACCTGCACATGAAGCCGAACGGCAACCTCGACCTGCCGCCCAAGGAGCGCAAGAACTACCGCAAGATCTGTTACTTCCTCGGGGTGATGCTGAACGCGGAGGGACAGCGGTTCGTTGACGAGGGCATCAATTTCCGAAATTACACCTATGCCCAGTTCGGTCGCGCCGTGCTCGAGCAGCCTGGCCACTTTGCCTGGCAGATCTTCGACGCCAAGGTGCTCGACCTGCTCTACGGCGAGTACCACTTCCACGATGCAAGCTACGTCGAGGCGCAGTCGCTCGAGGCGCTCGTGCAACAACTCGAGGGCGTCGATGCCCGCGCCGCGCAAGCCACGCTCGACGCCTACAACGCGGCGGTCGACGACACCGTGCCCTTCGAGCCGTCCGTGCTCGACGGCAAGGCCGCACGGCTGCCGCTGGCGAAGTCCAATTGGGCGCAAAAACTCGACACGCCCCCCTTTCGTGCCTACCCCGTCACCGGCGGTATCACGTTCACCTACGGCGGACTCAAGATCGACGACGACGGCGCCGTGTTGCGTGAGGACGGCTCCGCCATAGCCGGGCTGCATGCCTGCGGCGAGATGGTCGGTGGCGTGTTTTTCGGTGGGTATCCCGGTGGGTCGGGCCTGACGTCCGGTGCCGTGTTCGGCCGTCGTGCCGGTCGGGGTGCAGCCGCCGACTGA
- a CDS encoding TonB-dependent receptor has protein sequence MYMKFRVMGSVTLGAVVAATGLTVHAPRSLANDEAVDLDDLVVTATRTKKPVSAIPGTVTIIEEEELADQRLNAESVPGVLEHTVPGFGPDLQKLTGRAETLRGRNPLYLIDGVPQHNPLRDGSRDGHTIDPEFIERVEVIHGSNAIQGIGATGGIVNLVTKSIGKEGEWESEAALKLTTDDGFSGDGLSSKITFLSGIESGPWDFTGGLSFHDRGMFYDGDDNFVGLYPTQGDIMDSEQYDIYLKLGHEPSDTQRYQVMLNRFDLERKHEFRSVDGDPTNGVPTTSEAGAPVDVGDPAKNDVTTLTLNYDNTDFAGGKLFTQAYYQDFSALFEGGEFGGFFRLTPAGDPFLDQSEVQSEKFGLKIAQTWDNAGGVAGLSPSIGADYQRDASAQVLARSDREWVPETVLEGVSVFAQADYTPNDRLQLTGGVRAENASLKVDDFVTIAAANSTPVSGGSPDYSETLVNAGVLYDLTPTFGAFAAFSEGFTMPDVGRVLRAVNVPGQDVDTLINLEPVIAENVEVGVEYRPANGVVSLTWFQSDSDFGSRLNLNANNIFDVVREKTRIDGIQLSGEYFVSDNSSIGFNYYKSDGRVDTDNDGSLDTDLDGLNIAPDRLNVFGLFEFRNNARLRVQVSHLEDRDFEVLGGTGFSFEGFTTADVSYAMNTRYGDLSLGVDNLFDKQYITYFSQAQATQRADSYFAGRGRTLSVRLAKRF, from the coding sequence ATGTACATGAAGTTCCGCGTGATGGGCAGTGTCACCCTGGGGGCGGTCGTCGCGGCCACCGGGCTCACGGTGCACGCGCCACGGTCACTGGCCAACGACGAGGCGGTCGATCTGGACGACCTCGTCGTGACGGCCACGCGCACCAAAAAACCGGTGAGCGCCATTCCCGGCACGGTCACCATCATCGAAGAGGAAGAACTCGCCGATCAGCGCCTGAACGCCGAGAGTGTGCCGGGTGTGTTGGAGCACACCGTGCCGGGGTTCGGCCCGGATCTACAGAAACTCACAGGGCGGGCTGAAACCCTGCGCGGTCGCAACCCGTTGTATCTGATCGACGGCGTGCCGCAGCACAACCCCTTGCGCGACGGGTCGCGCGATGGCCACACCATCGACCCGGAATTCATCGAACGTGTCGAGGTGATTCACGGCTCGAACGCGATCCAGGGGATCGGCGCGACGGGCGGTATCGTGAATCTGGTCACCAAGAGCATCGGGAAAGAGGGCGAGTGGGAGAGCGAAGCGGCGCTGAAACTCACGACGGACGATGGCTTCTCCGGCGATGGCCTGTCATCCAAGATCACGTTCCTCAGTGGTATCGAGTCCGGCCCCTGGGATTTCACCGGCGGCTTGTCGTTCCACGACCGGGGCATGTTTTACGATGGAGACGACAACTTTGTCGGCCTGTACCCGACCCAGGGCGACATCATGGATTCCGAGCAGTACGACATCTACCTCAAACTCGGGCACGAGCCGTCAGACACCCAGCGGTATCAGGTGATGCTCAACCGCTTCGATCTGGAGCGCAAGCACGAATTCCGCAGCGTCGACGGTGACCCGACCAACGGGGTGCCAACCACCTCGGAAGCGGGTGCTCCTGTCGATGTAGGTGACCCGGCCAAGAACGATGTAACCACGCTGACGCTCAACTACGACAACACGGATTTTGCTGGCGGCAAGCTGTTCACGCAGGCCTACTACCAGGATTTCTCAGCGCTGTTCGAAGGCGGTGAATTCGGCGGTTTCTTCCGATTGACACCCGCCGGCGACCCGTTCCTCGATCAATCCGAAGTGCAATCCGAGAAGTTCGGGTTGAAGATCGCCCAAACGTGGGACAACGCGGGTGGCGTCGCGGGTCTGTCTCCGTCCATCGGTGCCGACTACCAGCGCGATGCCAGCGCCCAGGTGCTCGCGAGAAGCGACCGCGAGTGGGTGCCGGAGACGGTGCTCGAAGGCGTCTCCGTGTTCGCTCAGGCAGATTACACGCCCAATGACAGACTTCAGCTAACCGGGGGTGTACGGGCTGAAAATGCAAGCCTGAAAGTCGATGATTTTGTCACCATTGCGGCCGCCAACAGCACCCCCGTCAGCGGAGGTAGCCCCGACTACAGCGAGACGTTGGTCAATGCCGGTGTGCTCTACGACCTGACGCCGACGTTCGGCGCCTTTGCCGCGTTTTCCGAAGGTTTCACCATGCCCGATGTGGGACGCGTGCTGCGCGCGGTCAACGTGCCGGGCCAGGACGTGGACACGCTGATCAACCTCGAGCCCGTGATCGCTGAAAACGTGGAGGTGGGTGTTGAATACAGACCCGCCAACGGCGTTGTCTCGCTGACCTGGTTCCAGTCCGACAGTGATTTCGGTTCGCGCCTGAACCTCAATGCCAACAACATCTTCGACGTTGTCCGCGAGAAAACCCGCATTGACGGCATCCAGTTGAGCGGTGAGTACTTCGTCTCCGACAACTCGTCGATCGGATTCAATTACTACAAGTCTGATGGTCGGGTTGATACCGACAACGACGGCTCGCTCGACACCGACCTCGACGGACTGAACATCGCCCCGGACCGCCTGAACGTCTTCGGATTGTTCGAGTTCCGCAACAACGCGCGGCTGCGCGTGCAGGTGTCGCACCTCGAAGACCGGGACTTCGAGGTGTTGGGCGGCACAGGCTTCTCGTTCGAGGGATTCACGACCGCCGACGTGTCGTATGCGATGAACACCCGCTACGGCGACCTGAGCCTGGGAGTCGACAACCTGTTCGACAAGCAGTACATCACCTACTTCTCACAGGCGCAGGCAACCCAACGGGCAGACTCGTACTTTGCAGGGCGTGGCCGTACCCTGTCCGTGCGGTTGGCAAAGCGCTTCTGA
- a CDS encoding protein adenylyltransferase SelO family protein, with product MSDTPLPRLSPGLAELGEPLVVPWQASTALSDAFASIEVVRAELGTMRASDTAASARALAAQLVEGTWPGGSWPVALDYAGHQFGRFNAALGDGRVVQLGECAGPDGLVEIGLKGVGRTALASRGDGWAGTRECVAEFDTYRALQRLGVPTARGLLVVTGVREVHRGGRLEPVALLCRTAPSFVRFGCFELHFRLGRHAALQRLCDHVIPRHFPECAGHADTVARFFDAVVARTARLYAAWQAVRFVHGVPNTDNQSIVGVTLDAAHGRLGEGVVDATVVHPDDRAERFAFGNQALTGWWNCRVLAAALSPLAAQSALHAALDNYTPIYRSALADWVS from the coding sequence ATGTCAGACACACCGCTACCGCGCCTCTCTCCGGGGCTCGCCGAGTTGGGCGAGCCCCTCGTGGTGCCGTGGCAGGCGTCGACGGCACTGTCGGATGCCTTTGCGTCGATCGAGGTGGTGCGTGCGGAGTTGGGTACGATGCGCGCCTCAGACACCGCGGCGTCGGCCCGCGCCTTGGCCGCTCAACTGGTCGAGGGCACCTGGCCCGGCGGCAGCTGGCCCGTCGCACTCGACTACGCCGGGCACCAGTTTGGCCGGTTCAACGCGGCGCTTGGCGACGGCCGCGTGGTGCAGCTCGGTGAATGTGCAGGGCCGGACGGGCTGGTTGAAATCGGTCTTAAAGGCGTGGGTCGCACCGCCCTTGCGAGCCGGGGCGACGGGTGGGCGGGCACCCGCGAATGCGTCGCCGAATTTGACACCTACCGTGCATTGCAGCGGCTGGGCGTGCCAACCGCCCGCGGCCTTCTGGTGGTCACAGGCGTGCGCGAGGTCCACCGTGGGGGGCGACTGGAGCCTGTCGCGTTATTGTGCCGGACCGCACCGAGTTTTGTGCGCTTTGGCTGCTTCGAGTTGCATTTCCGCCTCGGGCGACACGCCGCATTGCAACGGTTGTGTGACCATGTGATCCCCCGTCACTTCCCCGAGTGTGCCGGCCACGCGGACACCGTCGCGCGGTTTTTCGACGCTGTGGTCGCGCGCACCGCGAGACTCTACGCGGCCTGGCAGGCCGTGCGCTTCGTACACGGTGTGCCCAACACCGACAACCAGTCGATTGTCGGTGTCACGCTGGATGCCGCGCACGGCCGGCTGGGTGAGGGAGTGGTTGATGCGACCGTGGTGCACCCCGACGACCGCGCCGAACGCTTCGCCTTCGGCAACCAGGCGCTCACGGGGTGGTGGAATTGCCGTGTGTTGGCGGCCGCGTTGTCGCCGCTTGCCGCGCAATCGGCGTTGCACGCTGCACTCGACAATTACACCCCGATTTACCGGTCGGCGTTGGCCGATTGGGTGAGTTGA
- a CDS encoding iron ABC transporter permease: MSSRNQTILLALTLSLVCLAIAGLALGSSFMPLDRVVSAVVGAGRRADSIIVWNIRMPRLLLALLAGACLGLAGACLQFAVRNALASPSILGVTDGAAVGVLVFFLVFSDEANALTVSIRWQPVFAILGAGLAAALVAALVATGRRHRNDVVLYGIAVGALASAVSVTLIIKGPIYQASQALIWMAGSVHEASWRDVTVLAAFATLTIPMTLLLSRPVGQLSLDDASAASTGVPVALVRFGLAAAAVLLTAVAVSFAGAIGFVGLIAPHMARLLTRAQPLAMLTGSVLLGSAIVLAADLIARLTFQPLEIPVGAMTAGIGAPYFLWLLYRSGKPRA, translated from the coding sequence ATGAGTTCTCGAAACCAGACAATCCTGTTGGCACTGACGCTGTCATTGGTGTGCCTCGCGATCGCGGGACTCGCACTCGGCAGCTCGTTCATGCCGTTGGACCGCGTTGTCTCTGCGGTGGTCGGGGCCGGACGTCGCGCTGACAGTATCATCGTCTGGAACATCCGCATGCCACGGTTGTTGCTTGCGCTGCTCGCAGGTGCGTGCCTCGGCTTGGCCGGTGCATGCTTGCAGTTCGCTGTACGCAATGCTTTGGCGTCACCCTCCATCCTCGGTGTGACCGACGGTGCAGCGGTCGGCGTGCTGGTGTTCTTCCTGGTGTTTTCGGACGAGGCAAACGCATTGACCGTCTCCATACGTTGGCAGCCGGTCTTCGCCATCCTCGGCGCGGGCCTGGCTGCAGCGCTGGTGGCTGCTCTGGTTGCAACGGGACGTCGGCACCGGAATGACGTCGTGCTGTACGGCATTGCGGTCGGTGCACTGGCCAGTGCCGTGTCGGTTACCTTGATCATCAAGGGCCCCATCTACCAGGCCAGTCAGGCACTCATCTGGATGGCGGGTTCGGTACACGAGGCAAGCTGGCGGGACGTCACGGTGCTGGCGGCGTTTGCCACACTGACGATTCCGATGACCTTGCTGCTCAGCCGACCGGTCGGGCAGTTGTCCCTCGACGATGCGTCCGCGGCGAGCACGGGCGTACCGGTGGCGTTGGTCCGCTTTGGCTTGGCCGCAGCCGCCGTGTTGCTGACCGCTGTTGCCGTGAGCTTTGCCGGGGCGATCGGCTTTGTCGGGCTCATCGCGCCGCACATGGCACGGCTGCTGACACGGGCTCAACCACTGGCCATGCTAACGGGCAGCGTGCTGTTGGGCAGTGCCATCGTGCTCGCCGCAGACCTGATCGCACGCCTCACGTTCCAGCCGTTGGAGATTCCCGTGGGCGCGATGACCGCGGGCATCGGTGCACCGTACTTTTTGTGGTTGCTGTACAGGAGTGGAAAACCCCGTGCCTAG
- a CDS encoding iron-siderophore ABC transporter substrate-binding protein translates to MGVTTVPENPQRVAILTNEGTEALLALGVTPVAAANSWQGDPWYAHIAERMQGVEAVGKESAINLELLAALEPDLIIGNKQRQEKIYEQLSSIAPTVLSARLRGDWTHNFKLYAKAVNREQVGQEALDAFVQRTQGLADALGDALNEKVSVVRFLPGHLRIYQRDSFSGWMLNQVGFARPANQDVDEFALRVGRESIPDMDGDRIFHFTWDSGDGKGLKNANRVLEDPLWQSLTAVQAGRVHAVEDTIWNTAGGMLAAELMLQSIAEVYGVTLQ, encoded by the coding sequence ATGGGTGTCACCACCGTGCCGGAAAACCCCCAGCGGGTTGCCATTCTGACGAACGAGGGCACAGAGGCTTTGCTCGCACTCGGTGTCACGCCGGTGGCCGCCGCGAACTCCTGGCAGGGCGACCCGTGGTATGCGCACATCGCCGAGCGTATGCAAGGGGTAGAGGCTGTCGGCAAAGAGAGTGCGATCAACCTCGAATTGCTCGCGGCCCTCGAGCCCGATCTCATCATCGGCAACAAGCAGCGTCAGGAGAAAATCTACGAACAACTGTCGTCGATCGCACCGACTGTCCTCAGTGCCCGGTTGCGGGGCGACTGGACGCACAACTTCAAGCTGTACGCCAAGGCCGTGAATCGGGAGCAAGTCGGGCAGGAAGCGCTCGATGCGTTTGTGCAACGGACCCAAGGTCTGGCCGACGCGCTCGGTGATGCATTGAACGAGAAAGTGTCCGTAGTGCGGTTTCTACCCGGTCACTTGCGCATCTACCAGAGAGACAGTTTCTCTGGCTGGATGCTCAACCAGGTCGGATTTGCCCGGCCGGCCAACCAGGATGTGGACGAGTTTGCCTTGCGCGTCGGACGAGAAAGTATTCCCGATATGGACGGCGATCGTATCTTTCACTTCACCTGGGACTCGGGTGACGGCAAGGGCCTCAAGAATGCGAACCGCGTTCTGGAAGACCCGCTTTGGCAGTCGTTGACTGCCGTGCAAGCGGGCCGCGTGCACGCGGTGGAAGACACCATCTGGAACACCGCCGGCGGGATGTTGGCTGCCGAGCTCATGTTGCAGAGCATCGCGGAGGTCTACGGGGTGACGCTGCAGTAG
- a CDS encoding aldehyde dehydrogenase family protein — translation MQYRNPNSPDAVVHFKDRYENFIGGQWVAPVDGEYFDNVSPVTGKPFCQIPRSKGADIELALDAAHKARDAWGATSVTERSNMLLKIADRIESNLEMLAVAETWDNGKAVRETLAADIPLAVDHFRYFAGCVRAQEGSLGEIDANTMAYHIHEPLGVVGQIIPWNFPILMAAWKLAPALAAGNCVVLKPAEQTPATILLVMELIADIVPDGVVNVVNGYGEEAGAALATSSRIAKIAFTGSTPVGQIILESAAKNLIPSTVELGGKSPNVYFSDVVDFEDDYLSKCVEGTVLAFFNQGEVCTCPSRLLVQEDIYDRFIDLVVERSAQIKRGNPLDTEVMVGAQASQEQYDRIMSYMQIARDEGAQVITGGGKAAVGGDFDQGFYVEPTLLKGSNEMRVFQEEIFGPVVSVTTFKDEAEAIQIANDVEYGLGAGVWTRDVNRAYRVGRGIQAGRVWTNCYHLYPAHATFGGYKKSGIGRETHKVALEHYQQTKNLLVSYSTSPLGFF, via the coding sequence ATGCAATACCGAAACCCCAACTCACCCGATGCCGTGGTCCATTTCAAGGACCGCTACGAGAATTTCATTGGCGGCCAGTGGGTCGCGCCGGTCGACGGTGAGTACTTCGACAACGTCTCGCCTGTGACCGGCAAGCCGTTCTGTCAGATACCGCGTTCGAAGGGTGCCGACATCGAGCTGGCGCTGGACGCAGCGCACAAGGCCCGCGACGCCTGGGGCGCGACCTCGGTCACCGAACGGTCGAACATGTTGCTCAAGATCGCCGACCGCATCGAGTCGAACCTCGAAATGCTGGCCGTTGCCGAAACCTGGGACAACGGCAAGGCCGTGCGTGAAACCCTCGCCGCCGATATCCCGCTCGCGGTGGATCACTTTCGCTACTTCGCCGGCTGCGTGCGTGCGCAGGAGGGCTCGCTCGGCGAGATCGACGCGAACACCATGGCGTACCACATCCACGAGCCGCTTGGCGTGGTCGGCCAGATCATCCCCTGGAACTTCCCGATCCTGATGGCGGCCTGGAAACTCGCACCGGCACTGGCGGCTGGAAACTGCGTCGTGCTCAAACCGGCAGAACAGACGCCGGCGACCATCTTGCTGGTCATGGAGCTGATTGCCGACATCGTGCCCGACGGTGTCGTCAACGTGGTCAACGGGTACGGCGAGGAAGCCGGTGCGGCGCTCGCCACCAGTTCGCGGATCGCCAAGATCGCATTCACCGGGTCGACGCCGGTGGGTCAGATCATCCTCGAATCTGCAGCGAAGAACCTGATTCCCTCGACCGTCGAGCTCGGCGGCAAGTCGCCCAACGTGTACTTTTCCGACGTTGTCGATTTCGAGGATGACTACCTCAGCAAATGCGTCGAGGGCACGGTGCTGGCGTTCTTCAACCAGGGCGAGGTGTGCACCTGCCCGTCGCGGCTGCTGGTACAGGAGGACATCTACGACCGGTTCATCGACCTGGTGGTTGAGCGTTCGGCGCAAATCAAGCGCGGCAATCCGCTCGACACCGAGGTCATGGTCGGCGCCCAGGCCTCACAGGAGCAATACGACCGCATCATGAGCTACATGCAGATTGCGCGTGACGAGGGTGCGCAGGTCATCACCGGTGGCGGCAAGGCGGCTGTCGGTGGCGATTTCGACCAGGGCTTCTACGTCGAGCCCACGCTGCTCAAAGGCAGCAACGAGATGCGGGTCTTCCAGGAAGAGATCTTCGGCCCGGTGGTGTCGGTGACCACGTTCAAGGACGAGGCCGAGGCCATTCAAATCGCAAACGACGTCGAGTACGGACTCGGCGCGGGCGTCTGGACGCGTGATGTCAACCGGGCCTACCGTGTGGGCAGGGGTATCCAGGCCGGTCGCGTGTGGACCAACTGTTATCACCTCTACCCGGCGCACGCGACCTTCGGTGGCTACAAGAAGTCCGGCATCGGCCGCGAGACGCACAAGGTGGCGCTCGAGCACTACCAGCAAACCAAGAACCTGCTGGTCAGCTACAGCACCAGTCCGCTCGGGTTCTTCTGA
- a CDS encoding iron ABC transporter permease — MSRTDTRRRLILSLCILTVAWVSLHVGIRFYPPGTVWQALVGDASSTAGIIVATVRVPSSLLAIVVGAALGISGLVLQSVVRNPVAEPGLIGVNAGAALFVVCAVALFGVGDLTQLAAIASLGAFVAVSAVFLLVLSIGPNASTTTTLLAGVTVSALLAAGTQTVIILNEASLEELMFWLAGSFATRSVEEAMLLLVVVAPVTLLLFLWAPVLDVLTTDADTATALGVRVHRARLGFIALVAVLAGASVALCGPIAFVGLVAPHLARMLGERAHRGLIIDTALIGALLALVSDVLSRFVIFPTPAPVGTVMAVIGVPFLVYLLRK; from the coding sequence ATGAGCCGAACCGACACGCGCCGACGGCTGATTCTGTCGCTCTGCATCCTGACTGTGGCGTGGGTATCGCTGCACGTCGGCATTCGCTTCTACCCGCCCGGCACTGTGTGGCAGGCGCTCGTCGGTGATGCATCGAGCACCGCTGGCATCATCGTCGCCACGGTGCGCGTCCCGAGCAGCCTGCTCGCCATTGTCGTCGGTGCTGCACTCGGCATATCGGGGCTTGTCTTACAGTCGGTTGTGCGCAACCCGGTCGCCGAACCCGGCCTGATCGGCGTCAACGCAGGCGCTGCGTTGTTCGTGGTGTGTGCAGTGGCGCTGTTCGGCGTTGGCGATCTCACGCAGTTGGCGGCCATCGCATCGCTGGGCGCCTTCGTCGCCGTGTCTGCCGTGTTCCTGCTGGTGTTGTCCATCGGGCCGAACGCCTCCACAACCACAACGCTGCTCGCCGGTGTCACCGTCTCCGCACTGCTCGCGGCTGGCACGCAGACTGTCATCATCCTGAACGAAGCGTCGCTGGAGGAACTCATGTTCTGGCTCGCCGGCAGCTTTGCCACGCGCTCTGTCGAGGAGGCAATGCTGCTGCTTGTGGTGGTGGCACCCGTGACGTTGCTGCTGTTTCTGTGGGCACCGGTGCTGGACGTACTCACGACAGACGCCGACACCGCGACGGCGTTGGGTGTGCGGGTGCACCGAGCGCGACTCGGCTTCATTGCCTTGGTTGCGGTCCTCGCGGGTGCGAGTGTCGCGCTGTGCGGTCCCATCGCGTTCGTCGGACTGGTGGCCCCGCACCTCGCGCGCATGCTGGGCGAGAGGGCGCACCGCGGCCTGATCATTGACACGGCCTTGATTGGGGCCTTGTTGGCCTTGGTTTCCGACGTCCTGTCCCGATTCGTGATTTTCCCCACCCCCGCGCCCGTCGGGACCGTCATGGCGGTCATCGGCGTGCCCTTTCTCGTCTACCTGCTGCGCAAATGA